The DNA region GAATCAGGTGGCGTGATTTCTAGACGAGCTGAACTTTTTCTCGGAGATCGATTCCGGCCCGCCGCAGGATGCCGGCAATCTCGCCATCATTCAACCGTGAAGCATCATACTCAACGCGGATGGTGTGCTCTTTCTCGTCAAACTTGATCTTGCGCACGCCGTAAACTTCCCAGGCATTGTTCAACGCTTCCATTTCTTTCTCTCCGGGCGGCGTGCCATATTTGAAAACCACATCCAGCAGGGTCATCAGGGTCTCCACTTAAATGTTTTTGGTGACCCTCCAATATATCGCAACCTTGCATCCAGATTTGACCGTTATACCCCTAGGGGGTATAGTGAGAGGTAAGTCAGGTCCGTTATGAAGAAGCGAAAAGCACAGAAAGAATCGCACCGCGCCATGCCGCGTGAAGCCTGCGCGCGCCAGGATTTGCTGCTGCGTCTGCGCCGGGTTGAAGGCCAGGTCCGCGGCGTGCAGAAGATGGTGGAAGAAGATCGTTACTGCCCGGACGTGCTGGTACAGATGTCCGCCATTCATGAGTCGCTGCGGGCCGTGGAAAGAATCCTGATGAAAGACCATTTGCAGCATTGCGCCACCGAGGCATTGCGCTCCGGCGACGACAAACAGGCGCAGCGCACTTATAACGAGTTGACAGAACTCTTTTACCGCCACGCCCGCTAGAGGCCTCAGGGACATGAATCCAGAAGGAATAAGTTCGGAAAAAACAGGCAGGACGCTCGTCAAAGATCCCGTTTGCCACATGGACGTTGATCCTGCAAGGGCCGCGGGTTCGTCCGAATATAAAAGTCGAACCTACTATTTTTGTAGCCTGGGATGCGTGAAGCGCTTCAACGCCGACCCGGAAAAATATCTCGCGCCCAGGCCCGCCGCTCAACTTCCCAAAAGCCAGATGGTGCAGATCGGGGGAATCACGCCAGCATCAGCCGCTGCTCCCCCGATAACAAAATCTGTACCGGACCAATCAGCCGGGAAGGGAACCGTCACCTATGTTTGCCCCATGGATCCTGAAGTTCGTGAGCAAAAACCCGGAGCATGTCCCAAGTGCGGCATGGCGCTTGAGCCTGAAACCGTGGAGTACACATGCCCCATGCATCCGGAAATCGTCCGCAGCGGCCCGGGGAATTGTCCAATCTGTGGAATGGCCCTTGAGCCGCGTGTTGCTGCAGGAATCCATGAAGAAGACGATTCTGAATTGCGCAGCATGCAGAAACGGCTATGGGTCGGCGTCGCGCTCAGTGTCCCTTTGCTTGCCATCTCCATGGGTGGCATGGCTTCCGGCAGTCCTTTGCACAACCTGCCTGCAGGGTGGATGGCATGGCTGCAACTTTTGCTGGCAACACCCGTCGTGCTGTGGGGAGGCTGGCCCTTCTTTCAGCGCGGTTGGGCATCGCTTGTCAATCGCCACCTGAATATGTTCACGCTCATCGCCATGGGCACCGGCACAGCATATTTCTTCAGCTTGATTGCAACGCTGGCGCCCGGCATTTTTCCTGCTTCTTTTCTTGGCCACGGCGGGAGGCCAGAAGTCTATTTTGAGTCCGCGGCTATCATCGTTACGTTGGTCTTGCTGGGACAGGTGTTGGAGTTGCGTGCTCGACGGCAGACAAGCTCGGCCATCAAGGCTTTGCTCAATCTCAATCCTAAAACTGCGCGACGCGTGCGTGCAGATGGATCGGATGAAGAAATCTCTCTTGACCATATCCAGCGTGGCGACCGGCTGCGCGTGCGTCCGGGCGACCGTATTCCTGTCGACAGCGTTGTGGAAGAAGGGAATAGTTCGGTCGATGAATCGATGATCACCGGTGAATCGATGCCAGTGGAAAAATCGCCCGGTATCAAGGTCGTCGGTGGCACAGTGAATCAAACTGGTTCTTTCATCATGCGCGCCGAAAAGCTGGGTTCAGAAACGCTCTTGGCCCAAATCGTGCGCATGGTGGCTGAAGCCCAACGCAGCCGCGCTCCAATCCAATCGCTGGCCGACAAAGTTTCCGGATATTTTGTGCCTGCCGTCTTGCTCGTGGCCGTTCTCACCTTCATAGTCTGGGCAATCTGGGGCCCCGAGCCGCGACTTGCCTATGCTCTGGTCAACGCCGTTGCGGTACTCATTATTGCCTGTCCTTGTGCCCTGGGTCTGGCTACTCCGATGGCTGTGATGGTCGGCACCGGACGCGGCGCGCATGCCGGTGTTCTCGTTAGAAACGCCGCGGCTCTGGAACTCATGGAAAAAGTTGACACGCTAGTGCTCGACAAGACCGGCACGCTGACAGAAGGTAAGCCCCGGATGACGTCTATGGCTGCAACTGGTGGCATCTCTCAAGTCGACCTTCTGCTATTAGTCGCGGCCGTCGAGAAGCTAAGCGAACACGCCGTAGCCGCAGCCATCGTTCGCGAAGCAGAACAACGCCGACTGAAGATTCCACAGGTGGCGCAATTCCAGTCCTTCACCGGCCAGGGTGTTACGGGAGAAGTTCTGGGGCGGCAGGTTGTTGTAGGAACACCTGATTTTCTTGTGAGCCGCGGAATCGACACGCGCTCCATATCCCTGCAAGCTGAAATCTTTAGCCGTCAAGGACAAACAATCGTATTGGCCGCGGTGGACGGTAAAGTTGCCGGCGTGATCGCCGTTGCCGATCCTATCAAGAGTTCTGCTCGTGAAGCTGTGGCAGCCTTAAAGCGTAGCGGCCTTCGCCTGGTGATGCTCACGGGCGACAATCGTGCCACGGCGGAAGCTATCGCCAAGGAATTGGGTATTACCGATTTCGAAGCCGAGGTGTTGCCGGAAAAGAAACTGAGTATCGTCAAAAAGCTTCAAAGCGAAGGCCGCACCGTTGCTATGGCGGGAGATGGAGTCAATGACGCGCCTGCGTTGGCCCAAGCCAATGTCGGTATCGCCATGGGGACCGGTACGGACGTGGCCATGGAGAGCGGCGACGTCACCCTGATCAAAGGCGACCTCAACGCCCTGATGCGGGCGCGCAATCTCAGTCGCGCTACCATGAGCAATATCCGGCAGAACTTGTTTTTCGCGTTTATCTACAATTTGCTTGGCGTGCCGATTGCCGCCGGCGTGTTGTATCCATTTACCGGATTACTACTGCAACCAGTATTCGCCGCCGCCGCGATGAGCTTTAGTTCAGTATCAGTGATCGCCAATGCTCTGCGTCTGCGTAGAGCCAAGCTTTAACCGCTATACCACCTTCAGCTTCCATTTACCTCTTTTGAAGATGTAAATGCCGATGAGCGAGAGCAGGATCTCGGCCACAAGGATCGCGTAATATGCGCCGTTCGGGCCAACCCCGAATTTCATGCTCAAGACATATGCCAGCGGCAGTTGGACGATCCAGTACACAAAAAAATTAATCCACGTTGGCGTCCAGGTATCGCCCGCTCCGTTAAAGGCCTGCACAATCACCTCGCCGTAGGCCCACAGGACATAGCAACAGCTGATGATGCGCAGACAGCTTGCGCCGTAGCGGACCACCTGCGGATCGTTGCTGAACACACCAACCAATTGCGGCGCAAAGATCAGGAACCCCAGTGAAACTACCGCCAGAAAGACAGCGTTAATGAAACTCGCGCGCCAGACCGATTGCTCGGCCCGATCTGGCTGCTTCGCTCCCAGGTTCTGCCCCACCAGCGTTGCCGCCGCCGACCCCAGCCCCCACGAAGGAAGAGTCGAAAAGATCACAATACGGATCGCCACGGTATAACCCGCGGTGGCCTGGCTGCCAAAAGACTGAATCATGCGCACCATCGCCAGCCAACTCGCCGTGGCTATCAGGAGCTGCAAGACGCCGATCCCAGCAACCTCGAAGATGTTCCACATCAGCTTTAACTTCAGGCGGATGTGCTTCCGCAAAATGTTGAGGTGCGCGCTGCCCTTGCTGAGCAGGTAGAGCTGGAAAACGATGCCAATGCTGCGTCCTATGCTGGTGGAAACCGCGGCACCTGTAACGCCGAGCTTGGGAAATGGTCCAAGACCCCTGATCAGGCAGGGATCGAGGCACAAATTGATGAAGTTGGCCAGCCAGAGAACACGCATGGCAATGGCCGCATCTCCAGCCCCGCGAAAGACCGCATTGATGAGGAAAAGCAGAAGAATGATGCCGGAACTGCTCAACATGATTCGCGTGTAAAGAGACCCAACGCGCACAATCCCCGGACCGGCTCCCATCCAGCGAAGCAATGCGGGCGCGAAGGGAAACGCAATGGCAAAGATCAGGATTGCGAACCCCAGACCAATCAGGATCGATTGGACAGCGGCTTCCGCAGCGCCATTCTGGTCATGCTCGCCAACGCGACGCGCCACCACAGCGGTGGTTCCCATGCTTAGCCCGAAAGCTACCGCCATCACGAGCACCAGCATGCCTTCAGTGATGCCAACGGTGGCGGTTGAGTCCGCGCCCAGATGCGCGACAAAGAAAATATCGACGATGCCGAAGAGCGACTCCATTGCCATCTCCAGCACCATGGGCACGGCCAGCAGTACGATTGCCCTGTCGCTAGAAATGGCGGTGAAATCCTGCTTGGAGCCGAGAATGGCTTCTTTGATCAGGGCAAACCATCGCGTGGCCCGGGAAGGAACGGAAGTGGTAACAGTTGAACTCAAGAAAATCTCCATCAACTGCCGGATGGCAGTCAGCAACACGAACTGAAAACGAGACGATTCCCGCGGCCAGAAGATTGGCGGCGACTAAGGAAAGCGACGATTAGTAGGAGACTTTCATCGGCGTAGAGCATTTTTTACCACAAAACTCAGGCGGAAATCAAAAAGCATCAATCGTTGTCCTTCTGCTTCGCGACCTTCGCGTCCTTTGCGGTAAAATCCTGCGCGAGGGTCCCACCGATGAAAAGTGTTCTGGCTGTGCTGCTGTGCTCCGCTGCTGCGATCGCGCAAAACTCTGAAGAAGGCAAGGTTGTCCGCTACGAACTGAAACCCAGCGAACTCAAATACACTTACGCTGCGTCGTACAGTCCGGTCGCGCATCTGAAATCCGGCAATATCCTGGAAACGAATACCGTCGACTGTTTCGGCAATGCCATCAAGAAGCCGGGCGACACGCTAGACATGGCTCCCGGCGACAATCCTCTCACCGGACCATTCTTCATCGAC from Terriglobia bacterium includes:
- a CDS encoding metal-sensitive transcriptional regulator, coding for MPREACARQDLLLRLRRVEGQVRGVQKMVEEDRYCPDVLVQMSAIHESLRAVERILMKDHLQHCATEALRSGDDKQAQRTYNELTELFYRHAR
- a CDS encoding heavy metal translocating P-type ATPase, translated to MNPEGISSEKTGRTLVKDPVCHMDVDPARAAGSSEYKSRTYYFCSLGCVKRFNADPEKYLAPRPAAQLPKSQMVQIGGITPASAAAPPITKSVPDQSAGKGTVTYVCPMDPEVREQKPGACPKCGMALEPETVEYTCPMHPEIVRSGPGNCPICGMALEPRVAAGIHEEDDSELRSMQKRLWVGVALSVPLLAISMGGMASGSPLHNLPAGWMAWLQLLLATPVVLWGGWPFFQRGWASLVNRHLNMFTLIAMGTGTAYFFSLIATLAPGIFPASFLGHGGRPEVYFESAAIIVTLVLLGQVLELRARRQTSSAIKALLNLNPKTARRVRADGSDEEISLDHIQRGDRLRVRPGDRIPVDSVVEEGNSSVDESMITGESMPVEKSPGIKVVGGTVNQTGSFIMRAEKLGSETLLAQIVRMVAEAQRSRAPIQSLADKVSGYFVPAVLLVAVLTFIVWAIWGPEPRLAYALVNAVAVLIIACPCALGLATPMAVMVGTGRGAHAGVLVRNAAALELMEKVDTLVLDKTGTLTEGKPRMTSMAATGGISQVDLLLLVAAVEKLSEHAVAAAIVREAEQRRLKIPQVAQFQSFTGQGVTGEVLGRQVVVGTPDFLVSRGIDTRSISLQAEIFSRQGQTIVLAAVDGKVAGVIAVADPIKSSAREAVAALKRSGLRLVMLTGDNRATAEAIAKELGITDFEAEVLPEKKLSIVKKLQSEGRTVAMAGDGVNDAPALAQANVGIAMGTGTDVAMESGDVTLIKGDLNALMRARNLSRATMSNIRQNLFFAFIYNLLGVPIAAGVLYPFTGLLLQPVFAAAAMSFSSVSVIANALRLRRAKL
- a CDS encoding MATE family efflux transporter → MEIFLSSTVTTSVPSRATRWFALIKEAILGSKQDFTAISSDRAIVLLAVPMVLEMAMESLFGIVDIFFVAHLGADSTATVGITEGMLVLVMAVAFGLSMGTTAVVARRVGEHDQNGAAEAAVQSILIGLGFAILIFAIAFPFAPALLRWMGAGPGIVRVGSLYTRIMLSSSGIILLLFLINAVFRGAGDAAIAMRVLWLANFINLCLDPCLIRGLGPFPKLGVTGAAVSTSIGRSIGIVFQLYLLSKGSAHLNILRKHIRLKLKLMWNIFEVAGIGVLQLLIATASWLAMVRMIQSFGSQATAGYTVAIRIVIFSTLPSWGLGSAAATLVGQNLGAKQPDRAEQSVWRASFINAVFLAVVSLGFLIFAPQLVGVFSNDPQVVRYGASCLRIISCCYVLWAYGEVIVQAFNGAGDTWTPTWINFFVYWIVQLPLAYVLSMKFGVGPNGAYYAILVAEILLSLIGIYIFKRGKWKLKVV